A genome region from Actinobacillus arthritidis includes the following:
- a CDS encoding DUF4870 family protein: protein MNEQFSLQPSNDSLRTVMYITYGLFGLGIIFGGLPAIAGVIMAYIKREDMQGTAYYDHMRFLIRTFWGTLAGFVLGMILSFIGIGILVIWAVSIWYVFRVIYGAIKLLDNKSVTPTGWFM, encoded by the coding sequence ATGAACGAACAATTTTCTCTTCAACCGTCGAATGATTCATTACGTACCGTGATGTATATCACATACGGCTTATTCGGCTTAGGTATTATTTTCGGCGGTTTACCGGCGATTGCCGGTGTGATAATGGCTTATATTAAACGTGAAGATATGCAAGGCACAGCATATTATGATCATATGCGTTTTCTCATTCGTACGTTTTGGGGAACATTAGCTGGCTTTGTTTTGGGAATGATACTTTCGTTTATCGGCATTGGTATTTTGGTGATTTGGGCGGTAAGTATTTGGTATGTGTTCCGAGTGATTTACGGTGCGATAAAATTATTGGATAACAAATCGGTGACACCAACCGGCTGGTTTATGTAG
- the hemB gene encoding porphobilinogen synthase, which translates to MAQYLNTSFPTRRMRRLRKHDFSRRLVAENQLTAGDLIYPVFVIEGENQRVKVPSMPGVERLTIDQLLIEAGELVKYGVPLIALFPVAGESKKSLMAEEAYNPEGLAQRAVRALKAAYPELGVMTDVALDPFTTHGQDGIIDAEGYVLNDITTEVLVKQALSHAEAGADIVAPSDMMDGRIGKIREALEAKGLINTQIMAYSAKYASNYYGPFRDAVGSAGNLKGGNKFTYQVDPANANEGLHEVAMDIQEGADMVMVKPGMPYLDMVWRVKETFGVPTFAYQVSGEYAMHMAAIQNGWLKERECVMEGLLCFKRAGADGILTYFAKTVAKWLYEDNHQ; encoded by the coding sequence ATGGCTCAATATCTTAACACTTCATTTCCCACTCGCCGTATGCGTCGTTTACGTAAACATGATTTTAGTCGTCGTTTAGTGGCGGAAAATCAATTGACTGCCGGAGATTTAATTTATCCGGTATTTGTGATCGAAGGTGAGAATCAGCGTGTAAAAGTGCCATCAATGCCGGGCGTGGAACGTTTAACGATTGATCAGCTTTTAATTGAAGCGGGGGAATTGGTTAAATATGGTGTGCCGCTCATTGCACTTTTCCCAGTTGCCGGTGAATCTAAAAAATCGCTCATGGCGGAAGAAGCCTATAATCCGGAAGGTTTAGCACAACGTGCAGTACGTGCATTAAAAGCGGCATATCCGGAATTAGGTGTGATGACCGATGTGGCGTTAGATCCTTTCACAACTCATGGGCAGGACGGTATTATTGATGCAGAAGGTTATGTGTTAAATGACATTACGACCGAAGTATTGGTAAAACAGGCACTTTCTCATGCAGAAGCCGGTGCGGATATTGTTGCTCCAAGCGATATGATGGACGGTCGTATCGGTAAAATTCGTGAAGCACTTGAAGCAAAAGGCTTAATCAATACGCAAATTATGGCGTATTCGGCTAAATATGCGTCAAATTATTACGGCCCGTTCCGTGATGCGGTCGGTTCGGCAGGTAATTTAAAAGGCGGTAATAAATTTACTTATCAAGTTGATCCGGCGAATGCAAACGAAGGTTTACACGAAGTGGCAATGGATATTCAAGAAGGGGCGGATATGGTGATGGTAAAACCGGGGATGCCTTATTTGGATATGGTATGGCGTGTAAAAGAAACCTTTGGCGTACCGACTTTTGCCTACCAAGTATCGGGTGAATATGCAATGCATATGGCGGCAATTCAAAACGGTTGGTTAAAAGAACGTGAATGCGTAATGGAAGGTTTGCTTTGCTTTAAACGCGCGGGAGCGGACGGTATCTTAACTTATTTCGCTAAAACGGTGGCGAAATGGTTATACGAAGATAATCACCAATAA
- the tatC gene encoding twin-arginine translocase subunit TatC — protein MSVEQSQPLISHLVELRNRLPRSFICVLVVFCALVYWANDIYTLLATPLTENLPAGATMIATNVATPFFTPIKLTGVVAVFLSVPFILYQIWAFVAPALYKHEKRLIYPLLVSSTLLFYLGVAFAYYVVFPLVFGFLTSTAPEGVTMATDISSYLDFVLTIFLAFGICFEVPVAIILLCWSGVTSANDLREKRPYIIVAAFVIGMLLTPPDIFSQTLLAIPMCLLFEVGLFFSKFYKPTDEQEETIAN, from the coding sequence ATGTCAGTTGAACAATCCCAACCTCTGATTAGTCACCTTGTTGAATTAAGAAATCGCTTGCCGCGTAGCTTTATTTGTGTGCTTGTGGTTTTTTGTGCCTTAGTTTATTGGGCAAATGATATTTATACCTTGCTCGCCACGCCGTTAACTGAAAATTTACCGGCCGGTGCGACTATGATTGCAACTAACGTTGCTACACCATTTTTTACTCCGATTAAGTTGACCGGTGTTGTAGCGGTATTTTTATCGGTTCCCTTTATTCTTTACCAAATTTGGGCATTTGTTGCTCCTGCATTATATAAGCATGAGAAACGATTAATTTACCCTCTATTGGTTTCAAGTACATTATTATTCTATTTAGGTGTCGCATTTGCTTACTATGTCGTGTTCCCATTGGTATTCGGTTTCTTAACCAGTACCGCTCCGGAAGGGGTAACAATGGCAACCGATATTAGTAGCTATTTGGATTTCGTACTGACTATTTTCTTAGCATTTGGTATTTGTTTTGAAGTACCGGTTGCGATAATTTTATTATGTTGGTCTGGTGTAACATCTGCTAATGATTTGCGTGAAAAACGTCCTTATATTATTGTGGCGGCATTTGTGATCGGTATGTTATTAACACCGCCGGATATTTTTTCTCAGACACTTTTAGCTATTCCGATGTGTTTGCTATTTGAAGTCGGGTTGTTTTTCTCGAAGTTCTATAAGCCGACAGATGAGCAAGAGGAAACTATCGCTAACTAA
- the tatB gene encoding Sec-independent protein translocase protein TatB yields MFDIGFSELVLIFVVGLVVLGPQRLPVAIRTVMGWVRTIRGLAANVQNELAQELKLQELQESIKKAEALNLSSLSPELSKTVEDLKQSAQQMQADLASAKGEITKLTDEQVAEIQAKIEQEEQQIAVSESQKNLENQPLADNESAQDKVELSPAEIAEQAELDESQFATYYPPDDDLATPTSSGTTQQDKQNVS; encoded by the coding sequence GTGTTTGATATAGGTTTTTCTGAATTAGTACTGATTTTCGTTGTGGGGCTGGTTGTGCTAGGTCCGCAACGTTTACCCGTTGCTATTCGTACCGTAATGGGCTGGGTTCGTACAATTCGTGGATTAGCCGCAAATGTGCAGAATGAATTAGCACAAGAACTCAAATTACAAGAGCTTCAAGAAAGCATTAAGAAAGCGGAAGCATTAAATTTAAGTTCACTTTCACCTGAATTAAGTAAGACAGTGGAAGATTTAAAACAATCTGCACAACAAATGCAGGCTGATTTGGCATCGGCAAAAGGTGAGATTACCAAACTGACAGATGAGCAAGTTGCTGAAATTCAAGCGAAAATAGAGCAAGAAGAACAGCAAATTGCTGTGTCGGAATCACAAAAAAATCTGGAAAATCAACCGCTTGCTGATAATGAATCTGCTCAGGATAAAGTGGAATTATCTCCGGCTGAAATTGCAGAACAGGCTGAATTGGACGAATCGCAGTTTGCGACTTATTATCCGCCTGACGATGATTTAGCAACCCCAACCTCATCAGGAACAACACAACAGGATAAACAGAATGTCAGTTGA
- the tatA gene encoding Sec-independent protein translocase subunit TatA yields MGGISIWQLLIIVAIIVLLFGTKKLRTLGTDLGESVKGFKKAMADEKPQDASFEKVEAKEAATTEQKAKEKEQA; encoded by the coding sequence ATGGGTGGTATCAGTATTTGGCAATTACTTATTATTGTAGCAATTATCGTTTTATTATTCGGTACAAAAAAATTACGTACGTTAGGTACGGATTTAGGAGAATCAGTCAAAGGCTTTAAAAAAGCAATGGCAGATGAAAAACCACAAGATGCAAGTTTTGAGAAAGTAGAAGCAAAAGAAGCTGCGACTACCGAACAAAAAGCAAAAGAAAAAGAGCAGGCATAG
- a CDS encoding ubiquinone biosynthesis accessory factor UbiJ — protein sequence MLSQLKQRLMLSQFAFGAIETAFNALLQRSPHVLPALRKLVGKCLHIELTSPAVNFYLIFSETRAEWLSVYEGEADCHVQLSFETLPKLADKAKLTELINNKSLVLNGDIQVLQHFTVLLDELEKDPAELLSPFVGDVLSQTSTDFAKKLFNKLKGQIEQNHQHLAENLMNERPVLVHRLQAVNFYDQVAELEQQAVEFERKFAKFENKS from the coding sequence ATGTTATCTCAACTTAAACAGCGACTTATGTTGTCACAGTTTGCATTCGGTGCGATAGAAACCGCTTTTAATGCCTTGCTTCAGCGTTCGCCACACGTATTGCCGGCATTACGTAAGTTAGTGGGTAAATGCTTACATATTGAATTAACCTCGCCGGCAGTTAATTTTTATCTAATCTTTAGTGAAACTCGTGCGGAATGGCTGTCGGTTTACGAGGGTGAAGCGGATTGCCACGTACAACTTTCGTTTGAAACCTTACCGAAACTTGCTGATAAAGCGAAATTAACCGAGCTGATTAATAATAAATCATTGGTGCTGAACGGCGATATTCAGGTGTTACAACATTTCACCGTATTGTTAGATGAATTGGAAAAAGATCCTGCCGAATTGTTGTCGCCTTTTGTTGGCGACGTACTGTCTCAAACTTCAACTGATTTTGCCAAAAAATTATTTAACAAACTCAAAGGGCAAATTGAGCAGAATCATCAGCATCTCGCAGAGAATTTAATGAACGAACGTCCGGTATTGGTACATCGCTTACAAGCGGTTAATTTTTATGATCAAGTGGCAGAGCTTGAGCAACAAGCGGTCGAATTTGAACGAAAATTTGCAAAATTTGAGAATAAATCATGA
- the ubiE gene encoding bifunctional demethylmenaquinone methyltransferase/2-methoxy-6-polyprenyl-1,4-benzoquinol methylase UbiE, translated as MTDLQHTTENETTHFGFKTVAKEEKQQLVANVFHSVAGKYDLMNDLLSFGIHRVWKRFTIDCSGVRKGQKVLDLAGGTGDFTAKFSRIVGESGEVVLADINSSMLEVGREKLRNLGVVGNVNYVQANAECLPFADNTFDCVVISFGLRNVTDKDKALRSMFRVLKPGGRLLVLEFSKPIIDPISQLYNFYSFNILPKVGEVVVNDADSYRYLAESIRMHPKQDELKAMMENAGFESVNYYNLSAGIVALHRGYKF; from the coding sequence ATGACTGATTTACAACACACGACTGAAAACGAAACCACGCATTTTGGTTTTAAAACCGTTGCTAAAGAAGAAAAACAGCAACTAGTTGCTAATGTATTCCACAGCGTTGCTGGCAAATATGACTTAATGAATGATTTGCTTTCGTTTGGTATTCACCGTGTTTGGAAGCGTTTTACCATTGATTGCAGTGGTGTGCGTAAAGGGCAAAAAGTGTTGGATCTTGCCGGCGGAACTGGTGACTTTACCGCAAAATTTTCACGCATTGTCGGCGAAAGCGGCGAAGTGGTGTTAGCCGATATTAATAGCTCGATGTTGGAAGTTGGTCGTGAAAAATTGCGTAATTTAGGCGTAGTGGGAAATGTGAATTATGTGCAGGCAAATGCGGAATGTTTGCCGTTTGCGGATAATACCTTCGATTGCGTGGTGATCAGTTTCGGTTTGCGTAATGTGACCGATAAAGATAAAGCGTTACGTTCGATGTTTCGTGTGTTGAAGCCGGGTGGCCGTTTGCTTGTGTTGGAATTTTCGAAACCGATTATTGATCCGATTAGCCAATTATATAATTTCTATTCTTTTAATATTCTGCCGAAAGTGGGTGAGGTGGTGGTAAACGATGCAGATAGCTATCGCTATCTTGCCGAATCAATTCGTATGCACCCGAAACAAGATGAATTAAAAGCGATGATGGAAAATGCCGGTTTTGAAAGCGTAAATTATTACAACTTAAGTGCTGGTATTGTAGCGTTACATCGAGGATATAAGTTTTAA
- the corA gene encoding magnesium/cobalt transporter CorA, which yields MIRAFALDNARLISVDETATDQLNDAIWIDLIDPSDDERSVLQRGLDQTLAEEHELEDLEASARFFEDEDGLHLHSFFYCLDDDDYADIATVAFTIRDGRLFTLRERDLPAFRLYRMRSRREKLIDSNAYELLLDLFETKIERLADVIETIYADLETLSRVILNGKQESENFDDALSDLTELEDASSKVRLCLMDTQRALSFLLRKTRLPNNQLEQARDIMRDIESLQPHNESLFQKVNFLMQAAMGYINIEQNKIMKFFSVVSVMFLPATLVASTYGMNFEFMPELHFKYGYPMAIGLMICAAATPYIYFKRKGWL from the coding sequence ATGATCCGTGCATTTGCTTTAGATAACGCACGTCTTATTAGCGTTGACGAAACCGCTACCGATCAGCTAAATGATGCGATTTGGATTGATTTGATCGATCCAAGTGATGACGAACGTAGCGTATTACAGCGTGGTTTAGACCAAACCCTTGCAGAAGAACACGAATTGGAAGACTTAGAAGCTTCTGCTCGCTTCTTTGAAGACGAAGACGGCTTACACCTTCACTCTTTTTTCTATTGTTTAGATGACGACGATTACGCCGATATTGCCACCGTTGCATTTACCATTCGTGACGGGCGTTTATTTACCCTGCGTGAACGTGATTTACCGGCGTTCCGTTTATATCGAATGCGTTCTCGCCGTGAAAAGTTAATTGATAGCAATGCATACGAATTACTGCTCGACTTATTTGAAACCAAAATCGAGCGACTTGCAGACGTGATCGAAACAATTTATGCAGATTTAGAAACCTTAAGCCGTGTAATACTAAACGGTAAGCAAGAAAGTGAAAATTTTGACGATGCACTTTCGGATTTAACCGAATTGGAAGACGCCAGCTCAAAAGTGCGTTTATGCCTGATGGATACGCAACGTGCGTTAAGTTTCTTATTGCGTAAAACCCGTTTACCAAACAATCAGCTTGAACAAGCTCGTGACATTATGCGAGATATTGAATCACTCCAACCGCATAATGAATCGTTGTTCCAAAAAGTGAACTTCTTGATGCAAGCGGCAATGGGTTATATCAATATTGAGCAGAATAAAATTATGAAGTTTTTCTCGGTCGTATCAGTAATGTTCCTGCCGGCAACATTGGTCGCTTCCACCTATGGGATGAACTTTGAATTTATGCCGGAATTACATTTTAAATACGGCTATCCGATGGCAATCGGCTTAATGATTTGTGCCGCTGCTACACCGTATATCTACTTTAAACGTAAAGGTTGGTTATAA
- the trmA gene encoding tRNA (uridine(54)-C5)-methyltransferase TrmA, producing MNLPIEQYADLLAKKAENLTALLAPFNPPTLEVFASETSHFRMRAEFRVWHDTNATGENELYHIMFDQETKQRYRVDQFPIANQLINKMMSYLLAEITGNELLTRKLFQVDYLSTLSGEIAVSMLYHKKLTEEWQEEAVALKTRLENHGFNVQLIGRATKQKIALDRDYVEEVLPVDGRNLIYRQVENSFTQPNAKMNIKMLEWARSCTKNSSGDLLELYCGNGNFSIALAENFRQVLATEISKSSVQSAQYNIEQNAIDNLQIIRMSAEEFTQAMNGVREFNRLKGIDLKAYNCNTIFVDPPRAGLDQDTLNMVQAYERILYISCNPHTLADNLQQLTQTHRIERAALFDQFPYTHHVESGVWLIRK from the coding sequence ATGAATCTTCCTATTGAGCAATATGCTGATCTTCTTGCAAAAAAAGCAGAAAATTTGACCGCTTTACTTGCACCTTTTAATCCGCCCACACTTGAAGTGTTTGCTTCTGAAACTAGCCATTTCCGTATGCGTGCAGAGTTTCGTGTATGGCATGACACTAATGCGACTGGAGAAAATGAGCTGTATCACATTATGTTCGATCAGGAAACTAAGCAACGTTATCGAGTTGATCAATTTCCGATTGCTAATCAACTGATCAATAAAATGATGAGCTACTTGCTCGCTGAAATTACGGGCAATGAATTACTCACTCGTAAATTATTCCAAGTGGATTATCTCAGCACGTTAAGCGGTGAAATTGCGGTTTCAATGCTTTACCACAAAAAGTTGACGGAAGAATGGCAAGAGGAAGCTGTAGCATTAAAAACACGCTTAGAAAATCACGGTTTTAACGTACAACTTATCGGACGTGCAACAAAACAGAAGATCGCTTTAGATCGTGATTATGTTGAAGAAGTATTGCCGGTGGACGGACGTAATTTAATTTATCGCCAAGTTGAAAATAGCTTTACTCAGCCGAATGCCAAAATGAATATTAAGATGTTGGAGTGGGCGAGAAGCTGTACCAAAAATAGTAGCGGTGATTTATTAGAGCTTTATTGCGGTAACGGAAATTTCTCGATTGCATTAGCAGAGAACTTCCGCCAAGTGTTAGCCACAGAGATCTCAAAATCTTCAGTTCAATCAGCACAATACAATATTGAGCAGAATGCGATTGATAATTTGCAAATTATTCGAATGTCGGCGGAAGAATTTACTCAAGCGATGAATGGTGTGCGTGAATTTAATCGTTTAAAAGGAATTGATTTAAAAGCGTATAATTGCAATACGATTTTTGTTGATCCACCACGAGCTGGTTTAGATCAAGATACTCTAAATATGGTGCAGGCTTACGAGCGAATTTTATATATTTCGTGCAATCCACATACGTTAGCAGATAATTTACAGCAATTAACCCAAACGCATCGTATTGAGCGTGCGGCACTGTTTGATCAGTTCCCTTATACTCATCACGTAGAAAGTGGCGTGTGGCTGATTAGGAAATAA
- a CDS encoding DUF413 domain-containing protein, protein MAESFSVTRRFFDDKNYPRGFARHGDYTIREAQTLEQFGQACLALESGERSPVTAEEERFVAVMKGDEIAESIIEKSWLKYRSLTSKTKRIYTLSGNAGNDAGDDFSATE, encoded by the coding sequence ATGGCAGAGAGTTTTAGCGTTACGCGTCGTTTCTTTGATGATAAAAATTATCCGCGTGGTTTTGCACGTCATGGCGATTACACTATTCGTGAAGCACAAACTTTAGAGCAATTCGGTCAAGCGTGTTTAGCGTTAGAATCAGGCGAACGTAGTCCGGTAACGGCAGAAGAAGAACGTTTTGTTGCTGTAATGAAAGGTGATGAAATTGCTGAAAGTATCATTGAAAAATCATGGTTAAAATATCGTTCATTAACCAGCAAAACCAAACGTATTTATACGCTTTCAGGTAATGCGGGTAATGATGCCGGTGATGATTTCAGTGCGACTGAATAA
- the yedE gene encoding selenium metabolism membrane protein YedE/FdhT → MLEIWQQFKQTYLIKFWNPIPAVIATGILSAYYFGLTGTYWAVTGEFTRWGGEILQILGVDVSGWGYFNLIGLDGTILTRIDGLMILGMFAGCIAAALWANNMKIRMPQNKIRILQALIGGALAGFGARLAMGCNLASLFTGIPQFSMHAWYFTIATAIGTYAGVKFTLLPMFRPPLKLKKGSGKVEASNPKHANIRFWIGMIVFIAWAMASIYVLQYSIKLGFAMLFGLGFGLLIERAQICFTSAFRDLWVSGRSHMGKAIIYGMLIGTICVFSYIQLGMNPKIMWAGPNAILGGLLFGFGIVLAGGCETGWMYRAMEGQVHFMWVGVGNIAGSTLLAYLWDDLAPVLALDYEKINLLKSFGPISGLLINYALMIACLIFIVWWEKRFISKAKARIATTNTYTIN, encoded by the coding sequence ATGTTAGAAATTTGGCAACAATTCAAACAAACTTATCTGATTAAATTTTGGAATCCAATTCCAGCTGTGATCGCGACCGGTATTCTCTCTGCCTATTATTTCGGCTTAACAGGCACTTATTGGGCGGTCACTGGTGAATTTACCCGTTGGGGCGGAGAAATCTTACAGATACTCGGTGTTGATGTTTCAGGTTGGGGATACTTTAACCTAATCGGACTGGACGGAACAATTTTAACCCGGATTGACGGCTTAATGATTCTTGGTATGTTTGCCGGTTGCATTGCCGCCGCATTGTGGGCGAATAATATGAAAATTCGGATGCCGCAAAATAAAATCCGTATTCTTCAGGCATTAATCGGCGGAGCTTTGGCCGGCTTTGGAGCTCGTCTAGCGATGGGCTGTAATCTTGCCTCTCTCTTTACCGGTATTCCGCAATTCTCTATGCACGCTTGGTATTTTACTATCGCTACTGCTATCGGGACTTACGCAGGGGTAAAATTTACGTTGTTACCAATGTTCCGACCGCCACTTAAACTGAAAAAAGGCTCAGGTAAAGTCGAAGCTAGTAATCCTAAGCACGCAAACATCCGCTTTTGGATTGGGATGATAGTCTTTATTGCTTGGGCAATGGCTTCCATCTATGTATTGCAATATTCAATAAAATTAGGTTTTGCAATGTTATTCGGACTAGGCTTTGGTTTATTGATCGAGCGAGCACAAATTTGCTTTACCTCTGCATTCCGAGATTTATGGGTTTCAGGTCGTTCACATATGGGCAAAGCGATCATTTACGGAATGTTAATCGGCACAATTTGCGTATTTAGTTACATTCAATTAGGCATGAATCCGAAGATTATGTGGGCTGGTCCAAACGCTATTCTCGGCGGTTTATTATTCGGCTTTGGTATCGTATTAGCCGGCGGTTGTGAAACTGGTTGGATGTACCGTGCAATGGAAGGTCAAGTGCATTTTATGTGGGTCGGCGTTGGGAATATTGCCGGTTCAACGCTACTTGCTTATCTTTGGGATGATTTAGCTCCGGTGCTTGCCCTAGATTATGAAAAAATTAACCTCTTAAAATCATTCGGTCCGATTAGTGGCTTATTGATTAATTATGCCTTAATGATTGCTTGTCTTATCTTTATCGTATGGTGGGAAAAACGCTTTATCAGCAAAGCGAAAGCAAGAATAGCGACAACCAATACCTATACTATTAACTAA
- the yedF gene encoding sulfurtransferase-like selenium metabolism protein YedF, with translation MAFIVIEQKDKHPSEITPDYTLDMLGEPCPYPAIATLETLPTLQDGEILEVLSDCAQSINNIPVDMKNHGYTLLSVEQDGPTLRYLIQK, from the coding sequence ATGGCTTTTATCGTTATTGAACAAAAAGACAAACACCCAAGTGAAATTACTCCGGATTACACACTAGATATGCTAGGCGAACCTTGTCCGTATCCGGCAATTGCTACTTTAGAAACGTTACCAACTCTACAAGACGGAGAAATTTTAGAGGTATTAAGCGATTGTGCACAATCAATCAATAATATTCCGGTTGATATGAAAAATCACGGCTATACCTTACTAAGCGTTGAGCAAGACGGTCCAACCTTACGCTATTTAATTCAAAAATAG
- the ddc gene encoding L-2,4-diaminobutyrate decarboxylase — translation MIDISKHRQSLFCNDPQSIADYENAMNNAVQAVSAWLKNDKMYTGGSIKQMRALIDGFNPSKEGVGVQQSLDHLVEIFLKPSLKVHHPHSLAHLHCPTMVTSQIAEVLINATNQSMDSWDQSPAGSIMEEHLIDWLRQKVGYGAGTSGVFTSGGTQSNLMGVLLARDWAIAKNWKNEDGSEWSVQRDGIPADAMKNVKVVCSENAHFSVQKNMAMMGMGFQSVVTVPCNENAQMDVVALEKTLADLTAQGKIVACVVATAGTTDAGAIDPLKEIRAITNKFGAWLHVDATWGGALLLSKDFRHFLDGIEETDSITLDFHKHFFQSISCGAFLLKDQANYRFIDYKADYLNSEYDEAHGVPNLVAKSLQTTRRFDALKLWFTVEALGEDLYASMIDHGVKLTKEVEGYINATDGLEMLVPSQFASVLFRVVPQGYPAEFIDTLNQNVADELFARGEANIGVTKVSDKQSLKMTTLSPIATLENVKALLAQVLAEADRIKDSIVNGTYVPPID, via the coding sequence ATGATAGATATTTCAAAACACAGACAATCACTTTTCTGTAATGATCCGCAATCGATCGCGGATTATGAAAATGCGATGAATAATGCGGTGCAGGCGGTTAGTGCCTGGTTAAAAAATGACAAAATGTATACCGGCGGTTCAATCAAGCAAATGCGTGCATTAATTGACGGCTTTAATCCGTCAAAAGAAGGCGTAGGCGTACAACAATCGCTTGATCACTTGGTGGAAATTTTCTTAAAACCAAGTCTTAAAGTACATCACCCACACTCGCTTGCACACTTACATTGCCCTACAATGGTAACCAGCCAAATTGCGGAAGTGTTAATTAATGCGACCAACCAATCAATGGACTCTTGGGATCAAAGCCCAGCAGGTTCAATTATGGAAGAACACTTAATTGATTGGTTACGTCAAAAAGTTGGCTATGGTGCTGGTACTTCAGGCGTGTTTACTTCAGGCGGTACGCAATCAAACTTAATGGGCGTATTACTTGCACGTGACTGGGCGATTGCGAAAAACTGGAAAAACGAAGACGGCTCGGAATGGTCTGTGCAACGTGACGGTATTCCGGCAGATGCAATGAAAAATGTAAAAGTGGTTTGCTCGGAAAATGCTCACTTCTCAGTGCAAAAAAATATGGCGATGATGGGAATGGGATTCCAATCTGTGGTAACTGTCCCTTGCAATGAAAACGCTCAAATGGACGTTGTAGCATTAGAGAAAACATTGGCAGATTTAACCGCACAGGGCAAAATCGTTGCTTGTGTGGTGGCAACAGCCGGTACGACTGACGCCGGTGCAATCGATCCGTTAAAAGAAATTCGTGCCATCACCAATAAATTCGGTGCATGGTTACACGTAGATGCGACTTGGGGCGGTGCGTTGTTACTTTCTAAAGATTTCCGTCATTTCTTAGACGGTATTGAGGAAACTGACTCAATCACATTAGATTTCCACAAACACTTCTTCCAAAGTATTTCGTGTGGTGCGTTCTTATTAAAAGATCAGGCAAACTATCGTTTTATCGATTATAAAGCGGATTATCTTAATTCAGAATATGACGAGGCACACGGTGTACCGAACTTAGTGGCGAAATCATTACAAACCACTCGTCGTTTTGACGCATTAAAATTATGGTTTACGGTAGAAGCGTTAGGTGAAGACTTATATGCTTCAATGATTGACCACGGTGTGAAATTAACTAAAGAAGTGGAAGGCTATATTAACGCGACTGACGGCTTAGAAATGTTAGTGCCAAGCCAATTCGCCTCGGTATTGTTCCGTGTGGTACCGCAAGGTTATCCGGCAGAATTTATCGATACCTTAAACCAAAACGTAGCGGACGAGCTTTTCGCTCGTGGCGAAGCAAATATCGGTGTAACCAAAGTGAGCGATAAACAATCACTTAAGATGACCACGTTAAGCCCGATCGCAACCTTGGAAAACGTGAAAGCGTTATTAGCACAAGTATTAGCGGAAGCGGATCGTATCAAAGATTCGATTGTAAACGGTACTTACGTGCCACCGATTGATTAA